From a single Paludibacter jiangxiensis genomic region:
- a CDS encoding 4Fe-4S binding protein, translating to MKALYNYLKEVAFAFVSLANGLLLTLKYFVTPWKSIITENYPDNRANPSVADEFAGEVILIHDENNEHKCTACTLCQLACPNNSIQIISKQVETEDGKKKKVLDKWVYHLEMCTFCKQCIDACPQDAIKMTNSYELSCFDRSTLTKILNQPGSKLKEKPKVTAKVQE from the coding sequence GTGAAAGCACTATATAACTATTTGAAAGAGGTCGCATTTGCGTTTGTATCACTTGCAAACGGACTTTTGTTGACCCTAAAGTATTTCGTTACTCCCTGGAAATCTATCATCACCGAAAATTATCCGGACAACCGTGCTAATCCAAGTGTGGCTGATGAATTCGCCGGAGAAGTGATTTTGATTCACGACGAAAACAACGAACATAAGTGTACTGCTTGTACGCTTTGTCAGCTGGCATGCCCCAACAATTCCATCCAGATCATTTCGAAACAGGTGGAAACGGAAGATGGCAAAAAGAAAAAAGTACTCGACAAGTGGGTATACCACCTGGAAATGTGTACTTTCTGCAAACAGTGTATTGATGCTTGCCCGCAAGATGCCATCAAAATGACCAATTCATACGAATTAAGTTGTTTTGATCGTAGTACTCTGACAAAGATACTTAACCAGCCGGGATCAAAACTGAAAGAAAAACCAAAAGTAACTGCTAAAGTTCAAGAATAA
- a CDS encoding NADH-quinone oxidoreductase subunit J family protein produces MSASTIIFYILATLVVVFGALTVFSRKIFRAAISLLLSLTFVAGLYFLWDVDFIGALQIIIYVGGIIVLIIFSIFLTHHSGQKLPKAKVSKKLLSGTLAVAGLGFTSWVVSQFVFKPAVGVTPVEPNVHNIGLQMLNYSEYGYVFPFEVINILLLAALVGAIVIAIKKSQETEK; encoded by the coding sequence ATGAGTGCATCGACAATTATATTCTATATCCTGGCAACCTTAGTGGTTGTTTTCGGAGCGCTGACCGTGTTCAGCCGCAAGATTTTCAGAGCTGCTATCAGCCTGTTGTTATCGTTGACCTTTGTTGCCGGTCTCTATTTCCTTTGGGATGTTGATTTCATCGGTGCTCTACAGATCATTATTTATGTAGGCGGGATCATAGTTTTGATTATTTTCTCTATTTTCCTTACACACCATTCCGGTCAGAAACTGCCCAAAGCCAAGGTAAGCAAAAAACTACTTTCGGGAACTTTGGCTGTAGCCGGTTTAGGCTTTACCTCATGGGTTGTTTCTCAATTTGTATTCAAACCTGCTGTTGGCGTTACTCCTGTTGAGCCCAATGTCCATAACATCGGTTTACAAATGTTGAACTATAGCGAATATGGCTATGTTTTCCCATTTGAAGTAATCAACATTCTGTTGCTGGCCGCTTTGGTCGGAGCCATTGTGATTGCTATTAAAAAGAGCCAGGAAACGGAAAAATAA
- the nuoK gene encoding NADH-quinone oxidoreductase subunit NuoK, whose protein sequence is MEQVPLSHILILSSTLFFLGVYGFFSRRNLITMLMSVELILNSVNINFIAFNKYLFPHQLEGVFFTMFIIVVAAAEVSISIAIIINLYRRFKTIDIEDTTTMKY, encoded by the coding sequence ATGGAACAAGTCCCCTTATCGCACATTTTAATATTAAGTTCCACGCTCTTCTTTTTGGGCGTATACGGCTTTTTCTCCCGTCGTAACCTGATTACGATGCTCATGTCGGTGGAACTAATACTCAACAGCGTGAATATTAATTTCATCGCCTTTAACAAGTATCTTTTCCCGCATCAATTGGAAGGTGTCTTTTTCACCATGTTTATCATTGTGGTTGCTGCGGCAGAAGTATCTATTTCCATTGCTATTATCATTAATCTGTATCGTCGATTCAAGACCATTGATATTGAAGATACCACAACAATGAAATACTAA
- the nuoL gene encoding NADH-quinone oxidoreductase subunit L, translated as MNSYDLSALLIVILPALSFIVLGLFGNRLSNRVSGLIGCASLVTTAILAIYVAAGYFFDFGLVGGVHEKHIALQFQWLKFTENLSIDLGIVLDPISVMMLLVITIVSSMVHIYSLGYMKGEEYFERYYAYLSLFSFSMLGLVIAVNIFQMYIFWELVGVSSFLLIGFYFTKPSAIAAAKKAFIVTRFADLGFLIGILMLSYNTKSLDFFTIIERLTQVGSPYLANFTATSFMGMSALSWALLLVFMGGAGKSAMFPLHIWLPDAMEGPTPVSALIHAATMVVAGVFLVARLFPVFAISAPDALLIIAYIGAFTALFAALIACTQTDIKRVLAYSTISQIAYMMFGLGVAGWGAENSEGFTGSMFHLFTHAFFKALLFLGAGAVIHAVHSNEMKDMGGLRKSLPITHITFLIACLAIAGVPGLSGFFSKEAILAAAFHSHPTIFYVGLFTSGLTAYYMFRLYFRIFWHNPVPEHSHNHEGHTWAMNIPLIILAVGAALAGWIPFGSFVSADGKAMELPFHLTFSIAPVAFGLIGIGIAYLLYAKKNDVPDKIASSINAFYKASYNKFYIDEIYLFITKKVLFNLVGRPAAWFDRTVVNGLFINGSAEATVATSRAIKPMQSGRLQSYTMFFLGGVLLLAALLIIKFM; from the coding sequence ATGAATAGCTACGATTTATCTGCACTTTTAATTGTAATCTTACCGGCACTCAGCTTTATTGTTTTGGGTCTGTTCGGTAATCGACTCAGCAACCGGGTCTCAGGTCTGATTGGCTGTGCGTCATTGGTAACAACAGCTATTCTTGCTATATACGTTGCTGCCGGTTATTTCTTCGATTTCGGTTTGGTAGGTGGTGTGCATGAAAAACACATTGCCCTGCAATTCCAATGGTTGAAATTCACTGAAAATCTCTCGATAGATCTGGGTATTGTTCTCGATCCTATCTCAGTCATGATGCTGCTTGTGATCACCATTGTTTCATCAATGGTTCACATCTACAGTCTCGGCTACATGAAAGGTGAAGAATACTTTGAAAGATATTATGCTTACCTGTCGTTGTTCTCTTTCTCAATGCTGGGCTTGGTTATTGCTGTAAACATTTTCCAGATGTACATCTTCTGGGAATTAGTCGGTGTTTCGTCCTTCCTGCTGATTGGGTTCTACTTTACAAAACCGTCGGCCATTGCAGCTGCCAAAAAAGCATTCATCGTAACACGTTTTGCCGACCTCGGTTTCCTTATCGGTATCCTGATGTTGAGCTACAATACAAAATCACTCGACTTCTTTACCATTATTGAACGTTTGACTCAGGTTGGTTCTCCTTATCTTGCAAACTTCACAGCTACCAGCTTTATGGGCATGTCGGCACTGTCATGGGCACTGCTACTTGTATTTATGGGTGGCGCCGGTAAATCGGCCATGTTCCCGTTGCACATCTGGTTGCCCGATGCTATGGAAGGCCCTACTCCTGTTTCGGCCTTGATCCACGCAGCAACGATGGTTGTTGCCGGGGTATTCTTAGTTGCCCGCCTTTTCCCTGTATTTGCCATTTCAGCTCCGGACGCTTTATTGATTATTGCCTACATTGGTGCCTTTACAGCCCTGTTTGCTGCTTTGATCGCTTGTACACAAACCGATATTAAACGGGTACTCGCCTACTCTACCATTTCACAGATTGCATACATGATGTTCGGACTTGGAGTTGCCGGTTGGGGCGCTGAAAACAGCGAAGGTTTCACCGGTTCAATGTTCCATCTCTTCACTCACGCATTCTTCAAAGCTCTTTTATTCCTTGGAGCCGGTGCTGTAATCCATGCGGTTCACAGCAACGAAATGAAAGATATGGGTGGTCTGCGGAAATCGCTTCCTATCACTCACATTACATTTTTGATTGCATGTTTGGCGATTGCCGGGGTTCCCGGTCTCTCTGGATTCTTCAGTAAAGAAGCTATTTTGGCCGCCGCTTTCCATAGCCATCCGACAATTTTCTATGTTGGTTTATTTACCAGCGGGCTGACTGCTTATTATATGTTCCGTTTGTACTTCCGTATATTCTGGCACAATCCGGTTCCCGAACACAGTCACAACCACGAAGGTCATACCTGGGCAATGAATATTCCTTTGATCATTCTGGCAGTAGGTGCTGCACTCGCAGGTTGGATTCCTTTCGGCTCCTTTGTAAGTGCAGACGGCAAAGCGATGGAACTACCATTCCATTTGACTTTCTCCATTGCTCCAGTAGCATTTGGTTTAATCGGTATTGGAATTGCTTACCTGTTGTATGCTAAAAAGAACGATGTACCGGATAAAATCGCATCTTCTATCAATGCATTCTACAAAGCTTCTTATAACAAGTTCTATATTGATGAAATATATCTCTTCATTACCAAAAAAGTATTGTTCAACTTAGTAGGACGTCCTGCTGCATGGTTTGACCGTACTGTAGTGAATGGCCTTTTCATCAATGGTTCTGCCGAAGCAACAGTTGCTACTTCAAGAGCTATCAAACCGATGCAATCCGGCCGCTTGCAATCTTACACCATGTTCTTCCTCGGAGGAGTGTTATTGCTTGCTGCTTTATTAATCATCAAATTCATGTAA
- a CDS encoding complex I subunit 4 family protein, which translates to MDILSLLLVFPVITALGILVAKKDKVVRWTALSGSIVQLFLAIGITAYYVSLRNAGETGQMLLESSYEWFAPLQIYFSAAVDGISLVMILMTAMVVVAGILVSWKIGKQVKEFFFLILLLSLSAYGFFISTNLFVMFFFLELAVIPKYLLIGVWGSGRKDYSAMKLALMLMFGSALVFIGILGLFYFTGAQTWDFQEIAKMHIPIETQRILYILLFTGFGVFTAMFPFHTWAPDGHSSAPTAASMFLAGISMKLGGYGCLRVATYLLPDAAQELSWIFIITASIAIIYGAFATMMQKDLKYMNAYSSVSHCGFVILGIAMLTKAAVTGAVMQMVSHGIMTALFFASIGMIYDRAHTRQADELGGMLKQMPFIGSAFIISGLCSLGLPGFSGFVSEMTVFVGSWERTGVFYRVATILACASIVVTAVYILRAVGFAIWGTVTNKEYLKFKDATWSERSAAVLLTLGILIIGLAPFLFIHLIDADTTSIVSRFIAVVGK; encoded by the coding sequence ATGGATATTCTATCATTATTACTCGTTTTCCCCGTCATTACAGCCCTGGGCATTCTGGTTGCAAAGAAGGATAAGGTTGTCAGATGGACAGCGCTTTCGGGAAGTATTGTACAGTTATTTTTAGCAATTGGCATTACCGCTTATTATGTAAGCCTCCGCAATGCAGGTGAAACCGGGCAAATGTTGCTTGAAAGCAGCTACGAATGGTTTGCTCCGTTGCAAATCTATTTTAGCGCAGCCGTTGACGGAATTTCTCTGGTGATGATTCTGATGACTGCCATGGTGGTAGTTGCCGGCATTCTGGTTTCGTGGAAAATTGGCAAACAGGTTAAGGAGTTCTTCTTCCTGATCTTATTGCTCAGCTTAAGTGCCTATGGGTTCTTTATTTCTACCAACCTGTTTGTAATGTTCTTCTTCCTCGAACTTGCCGTAATCCCGAAATATTTGTTGATCGGTGTATGGGGAAGCGGACGTAAAGATTACAGTGCTATGAAACTGGCTTTAATGCTGATGTTTGGTTCTGCTCTTGTTTTCATCGGCATCTTAGGCTTGTTCTACTTCACAGGTGCACAGACATGGGATTTCCAGGAAATAGCTAAAATGCATATTCCAATTGAAACTCAACGCATCCTTTATATTTTGCTTTTTACCGGTTTCGGAGTATTTACTGCAATGTTCCCGTTCCACACCTGGGCGCCCGACGGTCACTCTTCGGCACCTACAGCAGCTTCGATGTTCCTTGCCGGTATTTCAATGAAACTCGGTGGTTATGGTTGTTTACGCGTGGCCACTTATTTATTGCCTGATGCAGCTCAGGAACTTTCCTGGATCTTCATCATTACAGCATCCATTGCAATCATCTACGGTGCTTTTGCTACTATGATGCAAAAAGACCTCAAGTATATGAACGCATACTCATCCGTTAGTCACTGCGGGTTTGTTATTCTTGGTATTGCCATGTTGACAAAAGCGGCGGTTACCGGAGCGGTAATGCAAATGGTATCGCACGGTATCATGACAGCCCTCTTCTTCGCCAGCATCGGTATGATTTATGACAGAGCTCACACCCGTCAGGCAGACGAACTGGGAGGTATGCTGAAACAGATGCCATTTATCGGTTCTGCATTTATTATTTCAGGGTTATGTTCACTCGGTCTTCCCGGCTTCAGTGGATTCGTTTCTGAAATGACTGTGTTTGTCGGCTCATGGGAACGTACCGGAGTATTCTACCGGGTTGCCACAATTTTAGCTTGTGCTTCTATCGTTGTAACTGCCGTTTATATTCTTCGTGCCGTTGGCTTTGCTATTTGGGGAACTGTTACCAATAAAGAATACCTCAAATTCAAAGACGCTACCTGGAGCGAACGTTCGGCAGCAGTTCTGTTGACACTTGGTATTTTAATCATCGGTTTGGCACCATTCCTTTTCATTCACCTGATCGATGCAGATACAACTTCAATCGTAAGTCGTTTTATCGCCGTGGTAGGCAAATAA